The genomic segment GGACGCTGTTCGCGTTCCTGACCGGGCGGCGGGTGAACTTCTCCGAGCGGCAGCACCTCGTGCAGCAGATCAACGCGCTCGACGTGGGCGGGGTGCTGCCCCTCATCCGCACCATCTTCCTGTACACCTTCGTGGCGCAGGCGGCGGGGGCCGCGCTGCTCGCCCTGCGCTTCGTGCCGCAGTTCGGGCTGGGGGAAGGGCTGTATCAGGCGGTCTTTCACTCGGTAAGTGCGTACAACAACGCGGGCTTCGTGGTGGTGCCCGGCGGGATGGGGCAGTACGCCGCCGATCCCCTCGTCAGCCTGACGATCAGCAGCCTGATCGTGCTGGGCGGGCTGGGCTTTCTGGTGCAGCTCAACGTGCTGGGGCACCTGCGTCAGCCCCGGCGCACCCGGCTGCTGACCTACTCCAAGATCACGCTGGTCACGACCGGGCTGCTGCTGGGGCTGGGGGCGCTGCTGCTGCTCGCGCTGGAGTGGGGCAACGCCCGCACCCTCGGCCCGCTGGACACGGGCGGCAAGCTGATCGCGGCCTTTTTCCAGAGTGTGACCCCGCGCTCGGGCGGCTTCGCCACGGTGGACATCTCGTCGATGACGAGTGCCAGCCTCTTTCTCCTGATCGGGTTGATGTTCATCGGGGCGAACAGCGGCTCGACCGGGGGCGGCATCAAGACGAGCACCTTCGCCATCCTGGTGGGCAGCGCGTGGAACATGGTGCGGGGCCGGGGTGACCTGATCGTGTTCGGGCGGCGCATCCTGCCCGAAAACCTCGTGCGGGCGGGCACCGTGACCACCCTGTACACCCTGATGGTCGCCACCGCCTTTTTTGCGCTGCTGGCGACCAACCCGAACCTGGGCTTCACGCACCTGATGTTCGAGACGGTGAGCGCAGCGGCGACCGTGGGCCTGTCCATGAACACCACCCACCTCATCAACGACCCCGGCCTGATCATCCTGACCGTGCTGATGTACCTGGGACGCATCGGGCCAGTGACCTTCGCGGTGGCCTTCAGCCTGCGCAACCAGCAGAGCCGGGCGATCAAGTACCCGCCCGAGCGGGACATCCTGGTGGGCTGAGCCGCCCCTGGGCTAGCCTGTCCCCCGCCATGAGGACTCATCCATGAAGACCAAACAATGCCTGGTGATCGGGCTGGGCCGCTTCGGGACCGCCGTGGCGACCACCCTCTACGAGATGGGCCACGAGGTGGTCGCCATCGACCGCGGCGAGGAAAACGTCGAGCGGGTGATGAACCTCGTGACGCACGCGGCCGTCGTGGACGCCTCCGACGAGCGGGCGCTGCGGGCCATCGGGGTGGGCGACTTCGACGTGGTGGTCGTCGCCATCGGGACCGACGTGCAGGCGAACATCCTGGCGACCATGAACGCCAAGAGCCTGGGCGCCCCCTACGTGGTCACCAAGGCGGTGGACGAGATGGCCCGGCGGGTGCTGGAGCGCATCGGGGCCGACCTCGTGATTCGGCCCGAGCACGACATGGGCGTGCGGCTGGCCCGGCAGATTGCCACTCCCAACATCGTGGACACGCTGGACCTGGGGGGCGACTACGCCATCGTGGAGATCGAGGCCAACGAGCGGCTGCGCGGGCGGCTGCGCGACCTTAACCTGACCGGGCGTTTTGGCGTGCAGGTGATCGCGGTGAGTCGGGGCGGACGCATCGAGGTGACCCCCCGCGCCGAGGACGAGTTGCGCCCCCACGACAAGCTGGTCGTGATCGGGACGGGGCACTCGCTGGACGAGTTGCGGCGGTACCTGGGGGACTGAAGCCTGAGGCCGCCAGCGGATCACTCCTCTTCCGGCACCGCCCGCACGTTGGGGCACTCCAGCCCGCGCAGGGTCAGGGCCTCCACGACCTCGCGCGGGGGAAGGGTGCCCTCGACCCGCGTCTGGGCGGTGAGGGGGATGGGCTGGCCGGTGGTCCTCACCTCGCTTCTCACCCCCAGACGCAGTGCCCGCTCCACGCAGGCCACGTCGGTCGGGGCGAGGGTCAGGGTGGTGCGGCGCACCCCGTTGACGAGGGCGACGGAGACGGGGGCAGGCGAGTAGCCCTCCAGCACCCGCGCGGCCCGCGTCTGTCCGGCGAAGGCACCTGCTATCGCCGCGAGCAGCGGCAACCCCGCCGCCAGCCCCCAGACCACGCCCGCCCGCGCCGCCCCCGGCCGGAGCAGCAGCACGACCAGCGCCCCGGCGAGGGCAAACGCGAACAGCAGGTAGAGCGTGGGAAGCACAGTCAGGCGCCCTCCGCCAGCAGCGCCCGCGTGGCCCCCTCCAGGTCACCGCTTCCGGCGAGGCTGCTGCCCACCAGCACCGCGTCGGCCAGCCCGCGCACGCCCGCGAGGTCGGTGGCGGTCCGGTAGCCGCTTTCCGCGACGAGCAGGCCCGTGAAGCCCGCCTCCCGCGCCCGGCGAATCAGGCGGGGGCTGACCCCGAGGTCAATCTCCAGGGACCGCAGGTCGCGGTTGTTCACCCCGATGATCTCAGCCCCCGAAGCGAGCGCCATCTCCAGTTCGGCCTTGTCGTGGACCTCGACCAGCGCGTCGAGGCCGACGTGGTGGGCGGCCCGCAAGTACTCGCCCGTTGCCTCCCCCAGCACGCTCACCATCAGCAGCGCGGCCGAGGCGCCCCAGTCGGCGGCCTCGCGCAGCATGGCGGGGTGGACCACGAAGTCCTTGCGGAGGGCCGGGGCCGTCACGGCTCCCACGACCTCGCGCAGCGCGTCTGGACCGCCGCCGAAGTGCCTCGGTTCGGTCAGCACGCTGATGGCCGAGGCGCCGCCCGAGACGTAAGCGCGGGCCGCCGTCGCCGGGTCCAGGGGCGCGATGGCTCCCTGGCTGGGGCTGGCCCGCTTGACCTCCGCGATCAGGGAGAGGCCGGGGCGGGCAAGGGCCGCGTGGAAGGCCCTTGCCCGCGTCCGCTCCGGCCCGAGCTGGGGGTCGGCTCCCGCGTAGTCGGCCACCCGCTCGCGCACGATGCGCCCCAGGACGCCGGAAATGGAGATGGACTCGGGCAGCGGCGCGGCGGTCATATGGGCGGGAGTATAGGGCGGTGGGGGACTCCCTCCCGCCGGGCGCCCCGTCCCGTGAGGCCCGTGTTAGCCTGAGCCCCATATGAGCCTCGCCCCCGGCAACGGCCCCGTGCAGATCACGCAGGAGCAACTTCAGGCCCGCATTCAGGAACTCGGCCACAAGATCCGGCAGGACTATGCGGGCAGGGACCCGCACCTGATCTGCGTGCTGAATGGTGCGTTCATGTTCCACGCCGACC from the Deinococcus sp. NW-56 genome contains:
- the trpC gene encoding indole-3-glycerol phosphate synthase TrpC encodes the protein MTAAPLPESISISGVLGRIVRERVADYAGADPQLGPERTRARAFHAALARPGLSLIAEVKRASPSQGAIAPLDPATAARAYVSGGASAISVLTEPRHFGGGPDALREVVGAVTAPALRKDFVVHPAMLREAADWGASAALLMVSVLGEATGEYLRAAHHVGLDALVEVHDKAELEMALASGAEIIGVNNRDLRSLEIDLGVSPRLIRRAREAGFTGLLVAESGYRTATDLAGVRGLADAVLVGSSLAGSGDLEGATRALLAEGA
- a CDS encoding TrkA family potassium uptake protein: MKTKQCLVIGLGRFGTAVATTLYEMGHEVVAIDRGEENVERVMNLVTHAAVVDASDERALRAIGVGDFDVVVVAIGTDVQANILATMNAKSLGAPYVVTKAVDEMARRVLERIGADLVIRPEHDMGVRLARQIATPNIVDTLDLGGDYAIVEIEANERLRGRLRDLNLTGRFGVQVIAVSRGGRIEVTPRAEDELRPHDKLVVIGTGHSLDELRRYLGD
- a CDS encoding TrkH family potassium uptake protein, with the translated sequence MTRPPHPPSTSWPRASGRPRRALVARFTPPQLIALVYLVGIALGTALLHLPGVVAPGAELNFVDRLFTATSAICITGLVVADTGEAFTRPGQLLILLLSQVGGLGILTFGTLFAFLTGRRVNFSERQHLVQQINALDVGGVLPLIRTIFLYTFVAQAAGAALLALRFVPQFGLGEGLYQAVFHSVSAYNNAGFVVVPGGMGQYAADPLVSLTISSLIVLGGLGFLVQLNVLGHLRQPRRTRLLTYSKITLVTTGLLLGLGALLLLALEWGNARTLGPLDTGGKLIAAFFQSVTPRSGGFATVDISSMTSASLFLLIGLMFIGANSGSTGGGIKTSTFAILVGSAWNMVRGRGDLIVFGRRILPENLVRAGTVTTLYTLMVATAFFALLATNPNLGFTHLMFETVSAAATVGLSMNTTHLINDPGLIILTVLMYLGRIGPVTFAVAFSLRNQQSRAIKYPPERDILVG